From the Deltaproteobacteria bacterium genome, one window contains:
- a CDS encoding response regulator, producing MSRRVLVVDDNRSIHEDFRKVLAPPPAAQAALDDLEARLFGGDEPSAPTGDGFEVDSAFQGEEGLERVRRACSEGRPYAVAFVDMRMPPGWDGLETIDRLWKVDPELQVVICTAYSDHSWSDIVARLGQRDGLLILKKPFDNVEVHQIAHSMVVKWRLQREVEQRLADLETLVRGRTYELEEANARLRTEMAERQRVESELRMAQKLEAIGQLAAGIAHEINTPIQYLGDSLYFLRGAFEDLSRSNARTAELALGLASQFSVPEVEPAVSRIREEGDLDYLAGEVPKALERAGEATLRVSAIVSAMKEFGRPDHREMAATDLNRAISATLTVANNEYKYVAELVTELGELPPVTCHVGELQQVILNLVVNAAHAIADVVGQWGTRGTLTVRTRLDAAFAVIEVQDTGGGIPEAIRHRVFDPFFTTKEVGKGTGQGLAIARAIVVDKHKGSIGFETEVGRGTTFRLRIPIGGQAGVEVATAAPQSAA from the coding sequence ATGAGCCGCCGCGTCCTCGTCGTGGACGACAACCGATCGATCCACGAGGACTTCCGCAAGGTCCTCGCCCCACCCCCCGCGGCCCAGGCAGCGCTCGACGACCTGGAGGCTCGCCTCTTCGGGGGCGACGAGCCGAGCGCGCCGACCGGCGACGGCTTCGAGGTAGATTCGGCCTTCCAGGGCGAGGAGGGCCTCGAGCGCGTGCGCCGCGCCTGCTCCGAGGGGCGTCCCTACGCGGTGGCCTTCGTGGACATGCGCATGCCTCCGGGCTGGGACGGACTGGAGACCATCGACCGCCTCTGGAAGGTGGACCCCGAGCTGCAGGTCGTCATCTGCACCGCGTACTCCGATCACTCCTGGTCCGACATCGTGGCCCGGCTCGGACAGCGCGACGGGCTGCTGATCCTCAAGAAGCCCTTCGACAACGTCGAGGTGCACCAGATCGCGCACTCCATGGTGGTGAAGTGGCGGCTGCAGCGCGAGGTGGAGCAGCGCCTCGCCGACCTCGAAACCCTGGTGCGCGGTCGCACCTACGAGCTCGAGGAGGCCAACGCCCGGCTCCGCACGGAGATGGCCGAACGCCAGCGCGTGGAGTCCGAGCTCCGGATGGCGCAGAAGCTGGAAGCCATCGGCCAACTCGCCGCGGGGATCGCCCACGAGATCAACACGCCCATCCAGTACCTGGGGGACAGCCTCTATTTTCTGCGCGGCGCCTTCGAGGATCTCTCGCGCTCGAACGCGCGCACCGCGGAGCTGGCGCTCGGTCTGGCTTCACAGTTCTCCGTCCCCGAGGTGGAGCCGGCCGTCAGCCGAATTCGCGAAGAGGGGGACCTCGACTACCTGGCGGGCGAGGTGCCGAAGGCCCTCGAGCGGGCCGGCGAGGCCACCCTGCGCGTCTCGGCCATCGTGAGCGCGATGAAGGAGTTCGGCCGCCCGGACCACCGCGAGATGGCCGCCACGGACCTCAACCGCGCCATCTCCGCCACCCTCACCGTGGCCAACAACGAGTACAAGTACGTCGCGGAGCTGGTGACGGAGCTGGGCGAGCTCCCGCCCGTGACCTGTCACGTGGGCGAGCTGCAGCAGGTGATCCTGAACCTGGTCGTCAACGCGGCGCACGCCATCGCCGATGTGGTGGGCCAGTGGGGCACGCGTGGCACGCTGACGGTGCGTACGCGACTCGACGCCGCGTTCGCCGTGATCGAGGTGCAGGACACGGGGGGCGGCATCCCCGAGGCGATCCGTCACCGCGTCTTCGATCCCTTCTTCACCACGAAGGAGGTGGGCAAGGGGACGGGACAGGGCCTCGCCATCGCGCGCGCCATCGTGGTGGACAAGCACAAGGGGTCGATCGGCTTCGAGACCGAGGTCGGCCGAGGCACCACCTTCCGCCTCCGCATCCCCATCGGGGGCCAGGCCGGCGTCGAGGTCGCGACCGCCGCCCCCCAGTCGGCGGCGTAG
- a CDS encoding protein kinase, with product MQVGRYRFLDRVAVGGMAEVYLAVAQGAEGFEKAVVIKRLLPQMAQNRRFEQMFLDEARTMLSLQHGNIVQILDMGRMDGLPFLALEYVDGRDLATALARGKDYGISVPKELAAYIACEVCKALDYAHRKVDLEGKPLHIVHRDVSPSNVFLSFEGGVKVGDFGIAKARDNLDKTDAGVIKGKFSYVSPEQVESQELDGRSDIFSLGTVLYEVCCGQRPFVGSTEFEIVMRVKEAQYTRPSEVVKGFDPRLEAIIVRALQRDRNARYATANEMREDLERYLQSFAARVGDRQLSEFLSQLFSSERRSQSFLFKLPPLDSLPPAMSQVAREGGISEFRHVQTPTPHGRGGATPVGAARATPPALPPGVVAAGALGAARAPALLAAPVAGAVAGAEAGAASGAEGATAVPREVTARAALRDLAEPAVAAPVRRKGGATGWIVGALVLVACGAGAVAAYRHLGRKPPPPPTATLEVTSVPSGAQVLLNGRDTGQRTPASLPGLAVGQSFEVRLAHAETDEASRLFQPTHPGAYQYAFALKPKEEELTIGSTPEGAAVKLDGRDQGKTPLTLRLKRPARFTLVLEAEGYAPRTVVHQTAGDRATLQLELSRLAKPTAARPSGPARPSPPEGERRFGTLEIQGDISAEVQINGKLAGYLPGFRKRLPPGEYRIVVKPRGRHIRHQATVRITERATHRLSLTQ from the coding sequence ATGCAGGTCGGACGCTATCGCTTTCTCGATCGTGTCGCCGTCGGAGGGATGGCCGAGGTGTACCTCGCGGTCGCCCAGGGAGCGGAGGGCTTCGAGAAGGCGGTGGTGATCAAGCGCCTGCTGCCCCAGATGGCGCAGAACAGGCGCTTCGAGCAGATGTTCCTCGACGAGGCGCGCACCATGCTGAGCCTCCAGCACGGGAACATCGTCCAGATCCTCGACATGGGGCGCATGGATGGCCTGCCCTTCCTCGCGCTCGAGTACGTGGACGGGCGCGACCTGGCCACGGCGCTCGCGCGGGGGAAGGACTACGGCATCTCGGTGCCGAAGGAGCTCGCCGCGTACATCGCCTGCGAGGTGTGCAAGGCCCTCGATTACGCCCACCGCAAGGTGGACCTCGAGGGCAAGCCGCTGCACATCGTGCACCGCGACGTCTCGCCCTCGAACGTCTTCCTCTCCTTCGAAGGAGGGGTGAAGGTCGGCGACTTTGGCATCGCCAAGGCGCGCGACAACCTCGACAAGACCGACGCGGGGGTCATCAAGGGGAAGTTCAGCTACGTCTCCCCCGAGCAAGTGGAGAGCCAGGAGCTCGACGGTCGCTCGGACATCTTCTCGCTCGGGACGGTGCTCTACGAGGTGTGCTGCGGGCAGCGCCCCTTCGTTGGCTCGACGGAGTTCGAGATCGTGATGCGGGTGAAGGAGGCCCAGTACACGCGGCCGAGCGAGGTGGTGAAGGGCTTCGACCCGCGTCTCGAGGCGATCATCGTGCGCGCGCTGCAGCGGGATCGAAACGCGCGCTACGCCACGGCCAACGAGATGCGCGAGGACCTCGAGCGCTACCTGCAGAGCTTCGCCGCGCGGGTGGGGGACCGGCAGCTCAGCGAGTTCCTGAGCCAGCTCTTCTCGTCGGAGCGTCGCAGTCAGAGCTTCCTCTTCAAGCTCCCGCCGCTCGATTCGCTGCCGCCGGCCATGTCGCAGGTGGCGCGCGAGGGTGGCATCTCGGAGTTCCGCCACGTGCAGACGCCCACGCCGCACGGTCGAGGCGGCGCGACGCCGGTCGGTGCCGCGCGGGCCACGCCGCCGGCGCTTCCCCCCGGGGTCGTGGCCGCGGGAGCCCTCGGCGCGGCGCGGGCCCCGGCCCTGCTCGCCGCCCCGGTCGCCGGTGCGGTCGCCGGTGCGGAGGCAGGTGCAGCCTCGGGAGCCGAAGGTGCGACGGCGGTTCCGCGCGAGGTCACAGCGCGGGCGGCCCTGCGGGATCTCGCGGAGCCCGCGGTCGCAGCACCTGTGCGTCGCAAGGGCGGCGCCACGGGTTGGATCGTGGGCGCGCTCGTCCTCGTGGCCTGCGGTGCGGGTGCGGTGGCCGCGTATCGCCACCTCGGGCGCAAGCCGCCGCCTCCGCCCACCGCGACGCTCGAGGTCACGTCGGTGCCCTCCGGGGCGCAGGTGCTGCTCAACGGCCGGGACACCGGGCAGCGCACGCCGGCCAGTCTGCCGGGGCTGGCGGTGGGGCAGAGCTTCGAGGTGCGCCTCGCGCACGCCGAGACCGACGAGGCCTCGCGGCTCTTCCAGCCCACGCACCCGGGCGCCTACCAGTACGCCTTCGCGCTCAAGCCGAAGGAGGAGGAGCTGACCATCGGCTCCACCCCCGAGGGGGCTGCGGTGAAGCTCGACGGTCGAGACCAGGGGAAGACGCCGCTCACGCTGCGCCTCAAACGACCGGCGCGCTTCACGCTGGTCCTCGAGGCCGAAGGGTACGCGCCGCGCACGGTGGTGCATCAGACCGCCGGGGACCGGGCCACGCTGCAGCTCGAGCTCTCGCGGCTCGCCAAGCCCACGGCCGCGCGCCCCTCCGGTCCCGCGCGCCCGAGCCCACCCGAGGGGGAGCGGCGCTTCGGCACGCTGGAAATCCAGGGGGACATCTCCGCCGAGGTGCAGATCAACGGCAAGCTCGCGGGGTACCTGCCGGGCTTCCGCAAGCGTTTGCCGCCCGGGGAGTACCGCATCGTCGTGAAGCCGCGGGGGCGTCACATCCGGCATCAGGCCACGGTGCGCATCACCGAGCGGGCCACGCACCGCCTCTCGCTGACGCAGTAG
- a CDS encoding alpha/beta fold hydrolase, protein MHARAGLSRSRFLFGPAVVVGLGWLAAGCNAGRASVATDAGAASDALVRGEAGRDAVSLPADRGVSDDAGPVLADAAVPSLAWGACDTTSWPTGYPMPTAGVQCAAVEVPLDHADPKRGSFTLRVARQKSRSFPTGKAIFNLAGGPGGAAVTQSGTIPYAMPQALETFDLVYVDQRGTGGSGYLDCSAGYPDTKAEWIVCAGEHAKKPLGYYLTRDAADDVDFVRRRLGYAKIHLRGGSYGTRLGLEVLRRHGSVVIAAVLDGVAPPDWDFFAEVVKAGDWAVTRLVEECGKSTDCKSVAPDLGADLAARRAALKLAPRPMLVNGKTMLEDEATFVDLLTGLLDDPRLRYRVPRAIHAAAGGQHGLWNALIGEAFGVTVTDPPKSSPRGPGPLPTMRPLRRRGLGASYVAPGMHATVVCAEWWPNASGGPAALRTLAAEQLWSGSTAEYMIGFGEACSAWNVAPLPGADRAAVTSSVKTLLLSGDADLRTPPHLGDHTLKTLSAGTHLVVPYAGHSTLMVPCAAQIASDFLAADGNLAAVDTTCLKRLKPPTW, encoded by the coding sequence ATGCACGCTAGAGCGGGTCTGTCGCGGTCACGGTTTCTGTTCGGTCCCGCGGTCGTCGTGGGGCTCGGGTGGCTGGCGGCAGGGTGTAACGCCGGTCGAGCCTCGGTGGCGACCGACGCGGGTGCGGCCTCCGACGCTCTCGTGCGGGGCGAGGCCGGCCGGGACGCCGTGTCGCTCCCGGCGGATCGCGGCGTTTCCGACGATGCGGGGCCGGTCCTTGCCGACGCCGCCGTGCCGTCCCTGGCGTGGGGGGCCTGCGACACCACGAGCTGGCCCACCGGCTATCCGATGCCCACGGCGGGGGTGCAGTGCGCCGCGGTCGAGGTTCCACTCGACCACGCCGATCCGAAGCGGGGCAGCTTCACGCTGCGCGTCGCGCGGCAGAAGTCGCGCTCCTTTCCGACGGGCAAGGCGATCTTCAACCTCGCGGGCGGTCCCGGCGGTGCGGCCGTGACCCAGAGCGGGACCATCCCGTACGCCATGCCGCAGGCCCTCGAGACCTTCGACCTCGTCTACGTGGACCAGCGAGGAACCGGGGGCTCGGGGTATCTGGACTGCAGCGCCGGGTACCCGGACACGAAGGCCGAGTGGATCGTCTGCGCCGGCGAGCACGCGAAGAAGCCGCTCGGGTACTACCTCACGCGCGACGCGGCCGACGACGTGGACTTCGTGCGCCGCCGCCTGGGCTACGCGAAGATCCACCTGCGCGGCGGGTCGTACGGCACGCGCCTCGGGCTCGAGGTGCTGCGCCGCCACGGATCGGTCGTGATCGCCGCGGTGCTCGACGGCGTGGCGCCCCCCGACTGGGACTTCTTCGCCGAGGTGGTCAAGGCGGGGGACTGGGCCGTGACTCGCCTCGTGGAGGAGTGCGGCAAGAGCACGGACTGCAAGAGCGTCGCGCCCGACCTCGGCGCCGACCTCGCCGCACGTCGCGCGGCCCTCAAGCTCGCGCCGCGCCCGATGCTGGTCAACGGTAAGACCATGCTCGAGGACGAGGCCACCTTCGTGGACCTGCTCACCGGCCTGCTCGACGACCCGCGGCTGCGCTACCGGGTGCCGCGGGCCATCCATGCGGCGGCAGGCGGCCAGCACGGCTTGTGGAACGCGCTCATCGGCGAGGCCTTCGGCGTGACGGTGACCGACCCGCCGAAGAGCTCGCCGCGCGGGCCGGGCCCCCTCCCGACCATGCGCCCGCTTCGGCGCCGCGGGCTCGGCGCCTCGTACGTGGCCCCGGGGATGCACGCCACCGTGGTCTGCGCCGAGTGGTGGCCGAACGCGAGCGGCGGACCGGCGGCCCTGCGCACGCTCGCCGCGGAGCAGCTCTGGAGCGGCAGCACGGCCGAGTACATGATCGGTTTCGGCGAGGCCTGCTCGGCCTGGAACGTGGCGCCGCTGCCGGGCGCGGATCGCGCCGCGGTGACGTCGTCGGTGAAGACGCTGCTCCTGAGCGGCGACGCGGACCTGCGAACCCCGCCGCACCTGGGGGACCACACCTTGAAGACGCTCTCGGCGGGCACGCACCTGGTCGTGCCCTACGCTGGCCACTCCACCCTGATGGTGCCGTGCGCCGCGCAGATCGCCTCGGACTTCCTCGCCGCCGATGGGAACCTCGCGGCCGTGGACACCACCTGCCTGAAGCGGCTGAAGCCCCCCACCTGGTGA
- a CDS encoding thioredoxin family protein, whose protein sequence is MARTPSTMAPLGMTAPDFRLPDPSGRMVALSDFAEARALLVMFICNHCPFVRHVRAELARLGRDYLPRGVAVVAINANDVASHPEDSPARMAEEAREAGYGFPYLFDETQAVAQAYRAACTPDFFLFDGARRLVYRGQLDDSRPGNDRPVTGADLRAALDALLDGRAVASEQRASLGCNIKWKPGNEPTM, encoded by the coding sequence ATGGCCCGCACCCCCTCTACGATGGCCCCCCTCGGGATGACCGCTCCCGACTTCCGGCTCCCCGACCCGAGCGGCCGGATGGTCGCGCTCTCGGACTTCGCCGAGGCCAGGGCCCTGCTCGTGATGTTCATCTGCAACCACTGCCCGTTCGTCCGACACGTGCGTGCCGAGCTGGCACGCCTCGGCCGCGACTACTTGCCGCGCGGCGTGGCCGTCGTGGCCATCAACGCCAACGACGTCGCCTCGCACCCGGAGGACAGCCCGGCCCGCATGGCCGAGGAGGCGCGCGAAGCGGGCTACGGCTTCCCTTACCTCTTCGACGAGACGCAGGCCGTAGCGCAGGCCTACCGCGCGGCGTGCACGCCGGACTTCTTTCTCTTCGACGGTGCGCGGCGCCTCGTCTATCGCGGTCAGCTCGACGACAGTCGCCCGGGCAACGATCGTCCCGTCACGGGAGCCGACCTGCGCGCCGCCCTCGACGCCCTGCTCGACGGTCGCGCCGTAGCGTCGGAGCAGCGCGCGAGCCTCGGCTGCAACATCAAGTGGAAACCCGGCAACGAGCCGACGATGTAG
- a CDS encoding FixH family protein: MSIPRFPACRAPSLRLLLALPVLLAACGDATTTPTGGSLAVEATIEPDPPKVGQNVLRVTVKNAAAEPVPGANVKVDPQMPAHGHGSTETPTVTEEGSGRYLASPVTFQMPGRWEVRVVVTAGAGQTGSTVLSRDVK, from the coding sequence ATGTCGATCCCCCGCTTCCCCGCCTGTCGTGCCCCGAGCCTTCGCCTCCTCCTCGCGCTGCCCGTGCTGCTCGCGGCGTGTGGAGACGCGACCACGACCCCGACCGGCGGCTCGCTCGCGGTCGAGGCGACGATCGAGCCCGATCCCCCCAAGGTGGGGCAGAACGTCCTCCGCGTGACCGTGAAGAACGCGGCGGCCGAGCCCGTGCCGGGGGCGAACGTCAAGGTGGACCCGCAGATGCCGGCCCACGGGCACGGGTCGACCGAGACCCCCACCGTCACCGAGGAGGGGAGCGGCCGGTACCTCGCCTCGCCGGTGACCTTCCAGATGCCCGGGCGGTGGGAGGTGCGCGTCGTGGTCACCGCGGGTGCGGGACAGACCGGCTCCACGGTGCTGTCGCGCGACGTGAAGTGA